A single window of Cytobacillus dafuensis DNA harbors:
- a CDS encoding DUF2935 domain-containing protein: MTGHEEISDRDTQINPALFVSRSLDEIRFWSRIMKEHSLFLRLGFRCEDTQLIAEANNFYHVFEQIEQRSHAFNNQTSPEVIRKFNSEVQQAATNIFAFKRKVLGLILTCKLPGANNFPLLVDHTSREANYFRKRLIELNEGKLKPLPDAIIKENVFFLRIMADHAKFIGHLLDPSERKLVDLARNFSNDFDELVFQARDIESMSPQSKTVPLLDQFLDQNRVSVVSLKDFKKTARELIEECKIKSIIHPLLADHVFREAERFLEIIDMFERHLTGVKPRSI, from the coding sequence ATGACTGGGCATGAAGAAATTTCAGATCGTGATACCCAAATCAATCCAGCCTTGTTTGTTTCACGGTCTTTAGACGAAATTCGTTTTTGGTCTAGGATTATGAAGGAGCATTCGCTATTTCTTAGATTAGGCTTTAGATGCGAGGATACACAGTTAATAGCGGAAGCGAATAATTTTTATCATGTATTTGAACAAATTGAACAACGGTCTCATGCTTTTAATAATCAAACATCACCAGAAGTAATAAGAAAATTTAATAGTGAAGTTCAACAAGCTGCAACAAATATATTTGCTTTTAAGCGTAAAGTGTTAGGATTAATACTTACTTGCAAATTGCCTGGTGCAAATAACTTTCCGCTTTTAGTTGATCATACCAGCAGGGAGGCCAATTATTTTCGAAAACGATTAATCGAATTAAATGAAGGAAAATTGAAACCACTTCCAGACGCGATAATAAAAGAAAATGTTTTCTTCTTAAGAATAATGGCTGATCACGCTAAATTTATCGGACATCTCCTTGATCCATCAGAAAGAAAGCTGGTTGATTTGGCCAGAAATTTCAGTAATGACTTTGATGAATTAGTTTTTCAAGCTAGAGATATAGAATCTATGAGTCCACAGTCTAAGACCGTACCACTTTTAGATCAATTCCTAGATCAAAATCGTGTGTCAGTTGTTTCTCTTAAGGACTTTAAGAAAACAGCACGAGAATTAATCGAAGAATGTAAAATTAAGAGCATCATCCACCCTCTGCTGGCTGACCATGTTTTCCGAGAGGCTGAAAGATTTCTTGAAATTATTGATATGTTCGAAAGACATCTCACAGGGGTAAAACCACGCTCTATTTAA
- a CDS encoding cation diffusion facilitator family transporter, with the protein MEQQRYEQLKMGERGAIISIVAYICLSALKLMIGYMSNSEALKADGMNNMTDIIASIAVLIGLKLSQKPADKDHPYGHWKAENVATLVASFIMMAVGIQVLFEAITSFFHLEKEAPDLVAAWTGIFCAVIMYFVYRYNKKLANKINSQSVMAAAKDNLSDAWVSIGAAVGIIGSQFNLPWLDPLAAVIVGLLICKTAWDIFREASHHLTDGFDEKLLEDFKETILHINGVKGIEELKARNYGNNTVVDVVILVNSNLNLEDAHDISTTVEKVLYKEHEVYAVHVHVEPNSVIRTEKNSLRKENSLTE; encoded by the coding sequence ATGGAACAACAAAGATATGAACAATTAAAAATGGGAGAGCGTGGGGCTATAATAAGCATCGTGGCTTATATTTGTCTATCCGCTCTTAAGTTAATGATTGGCTATATGTCTAACTCAGAAGCTTTAAAGGCAGATGGGATGAACAATATGACAGATATTATTGCCTCTATTGCTGTTCTAATTGGGTTAAAGCTCTCTCAAAAACCTGCAGATAAAGACCATCCATATGGACATTGGAAGGCTGAAAATGTTGCAACACTTGTGGCCTCCTTCATTATGATGGCAGTTGGAATTCAAGTATTATTCGAGGCGATAACCTCTTTCTTTCATTTGGAAAAAGAAGCTCCGGACCTAGTTGCTGCATGGACTGGGATTTTTTGTGCTGTTATTATGTATTTTGTTTATCGATATAATAAAAAGCTTGCAAACAAAATCAATAGTCAATCGGTTATGGCTGCAGCAAAGGATAATTTATCAGATGCTTGGGTAAGTATTGGGGCAGCTGTTGGAATTATTGGCTCACAATTTAATCTCCCGTGGCTCGATCCACTGGCAGCTGTTATTGTAGGCCTGCTCATTTGTAAAACAGCTTGGGATATTTTTAGAGAGGCTTCCCATCATTTGACAGATGGCTTCGATGAAAAATTGTTAGAGGATTTTAAAGAAACCATTCTACATATCAATGGGGTAAAAGGGATTGAGGAATTAAAGGCTAGAAACTATGGAAACAACACGGTTGTAGACGTGGTTATCCTAGTAAATTCAAATTTAAATCTAGAAGATGCACATGATATATCTACAACAGTAGAGAAGGTTTTATATAAAGAGCATGAAGTGTACGCTGTGCATGTGCATGTTGAACCAAACTCTGTAATTAGAACGGAAAAAAATTCGTTAAGAAAAGAAAATAGTCTAACGGAATAA
- a CDS encoding M20 family metallo-hydrolase gives MESKQRYEMLLNNMNQYNSGNRGITRVAYTNEEQAGTHAFMRFCKSENLDIRLDPCGNLIARREGKNNTLPPVVMGSHLDTVYQGGKYDGIVGVTAGLEVIKRLNDKGIETDHPIEVISFACEESSRFGVSTVGSKAMAGLIDKEKYRNLKDRDGITMEKAFALCALDFNSIDEANRANEGFKAYFELHVEQGPVLINNNNKIGIVTGIAAPVRLLLKIFGVASHSGTTPMNMRKDALLGASEIALELEKAAKLEQAHGTVGTIGVLDIPTGAMNVVPGEVELKIDIRSTSTDSRERVLKHIYETISSVKEKRQLEIDYKVISLEEPVLLSSELIEGIRNICESKELSYEVMQSGAGHDAMNMTRLGPTGLIFVPSVDGLSHHPDEYTDLDDIMIGIDVLEEVVIQFAKAVEITK, from the coding sequence ATGGAATCCAAACAAAGATACGAAATGCTCTTAAATAATATGAATCAATACAATTCAGGAAACAGGGGTATTACAAGGGTAGCTTACACAAATGAAGAACAAGCTGGTACCCATGCTTTCATGCGGTTTTGCAAGTCTGAAAATTTAGATATCCGTCTTGATCCTTGTGGAAACTTGATTGCTAGAAGAGAGGGTAAAAATAATACGCTTCCACCAGTTGTCATGGGGTCTCACTTGGATACTGTTTACCAAGGGGGAAAATATGATGGAATTGTAGGAGTAACAGCGGGTCTGGAAGTGATCAAACGACTGAATGACAAAGGGATTGAAACAGATCACCCAATTGAGGTTATTTCATTTGCCTGTGAGGAATCATCAAGATTTGGCGTATCGACTGTCGGAAGCAAGGCGATGGCTGGATTAATTGACAAGGAGAAATACCGAAATTTAAAGGATCGTGATGGGATTACGATGGAAAAGGCATTTGCCTTATGTGCGCTTGATTTTAATAGTATCGACGAAGCAAATAGAGCGAATGAAGGATTTAAGGCATATTTCGAATTGCATGTCGAACAAGGCCCTGTCCTTATAAATAATAATAATAAAATTGGGATTGTTACTGGTATTGCAGCACCAGTCAGATTATTACTCAAAATCTTTGGGGTAGCTTCTCATTCAGGAACAACGCCGATGAATATGAGAAAAGACGCTCTTCTTGGAGCCTCAGAGATTGCTTTAGAACTTGAAAAGGCGGCAAAACTAGAACAAGCTCATGGCACTGTTGGTACTATCGGAGTATTAGATATTCCTACTGGTGCAATGAATGTCGTTCCAGGTGAGGTAGAGCTAAAAATCGATATCCGATCAACCTCAACCGACTCGAGAGAGCGAGTGTTAAAACACATCTATGAAACCATTTCTTCAGTTAAAGAAAAGAGGCAGCTTGAAATCGATTACAAGGTCATTAGTTTAGAAGAACCTGTCCTTCTTTCTTCAGAACTAATAGAAGGAATAAGAAACATATGTGAGAGCAAGGAACTATCTTACGAAGTAATGCAGAGTGGTGCAGGGCATGATGCGATGAATATGACAAGACTTGGTCCAACAGGATTAATTTTTGTACCTTCTGTAGATGGATTAAGCCATCATCCAGATGAATACACCGATCTTGACGACATAATGATTGGGATTGATGTTTTAGAAGAAGTTGTTATTCAATTTGCAAAAGCAGTAGAAATCACAAAGTAA
- a CDS encoding ankyrin repeat domain-containing protein, with the protein MAIVRLSIWMMILILIGCQNPNITEKSKEIKVEKRDDMKSQFFKAADQGNIAKVNELLEQGIDVNSRDNQGRTAVMIATYANNAEMVKALIEKGADVNIQDNMKNSPFLYAGAEGYLEILKLTVEAGADPKIVNRFGGTALIPASEHGYIEVVKVLLEQTDVDVNHINNLGWTALMEAIVLSNGGKKQQETIKILIEHGADVNIPDSGGVTPLQHAEERGFKEIKEILLKAGAK; encoded by the coding sequence ATGGCAATTGTACGACTTTCTATCTGGATGATGATACTTATTTTAATAGGATGTCAGAATCCTAATATAACTGAGAAATCAAAGGAAATAAAAGTAGAGAAGAGGGATGATATGAAAAGTCAATTTTTTAAAGCAGCTGATCAAGGAAATATTGCGAAAGTGAATGAGCTGCTAGAGCAGGGGATAGATGTAAATAGCAGAGACAATCAGGGTAGGACCGCGGTTATGATTGCTACGTATGCGAATAATGCTGAAATGGTTAAGGCATTAATTGAAAAGGGTGCAGACGTTAATATTCAAGATAATATGAAAAATAGTCCCTTTCTTTATGCTGGTGCCGAAGGGTATCTTGAGATATTAAAGCTTACGGTTGAAGCGGGAGCGGATCCAAAAATCGTAAACCGATTTGGAGGTACAGCACTTATTCCGGCTTCCGAGCACGGATATATAGAAGTCGTAAAAGTGCTTTTGGAACAGACTGATGTCGATGTGAATCATATCAATAATTTAGGTTGGACAGCCTTAATGGAGGCTATTGTTTTAAGTAACGGCGGGAAAAAACAGCAGGAAACAATAAAAATATTAATTGAGCATGGAGCAGATGTAAACATTCCAGATTCAGGAGGGGTCACACCACTTCAACATGCAGAAGAAAGAGGTTTTAAGGAGATAAAAGAAATTTTACTGAAGGCTGGAGCGAAATAA
- a CDS encoding alpha/beta hydrolase, with product MKKMSHTVIYKENEHFAIKADFYETNHNNAPVVVYIHGGGLLWGTRKELSEEMIQLYTNNGFCVFSIDYRLAPETKLPDILEDMQDALLWLESEGTKQFSIDPKRIAVVGSSAGGFLALSTGTFKNKPRAIVSFYGYGDISAKWATSPNKFYCQKDKVSKEITNTLVSDQIITEGSVEDRFLLYLYVRQTGEWIPFITGINPLFDQEEILKFCPMYNISKEYPPTLFLHGTKDVDVPYEQSAFMRGALIKEGIEAKLITIPNGEHVFDKDFHNPVVQNALKQVIEFLQVHLSI from the coding sequence ATGAAAAAAATGAGTCATACCGTTATCTACAAAGAAAATGAACACTTTGCAATTAAGGCTGATTTCTACGAGACTAACCATAATAACGCCCCAGTTGTTGTATATATTCATGGAGGCGGTCTACTTTGGGGAACAAGAAAAGAGCTTAGCGAAGAAATGATACAACTATATACCAATAATGGTTTTTGCGTATTTTCTATCGACTATAGACTAGCTCCTGAGACAAAACTTCCAGACATCCTTGAGGACATGCAGGATGCTCTTCTATGGTTAGAATCTGAAGGAACTAAGCAGTTTTCTATAGATCCTAAAAGAATAGCAGTAGTGGGAAGTTCCGCAGGTGGTTTTCTTGCTCTTAGTACAGGAACATTTAAAAATAAGCCACGTGCCATTGTTTCCTTCTATGGATATGGAGACATTAGTGCCAAATGGGCAACAAGTCCAAACAAATTCTATTGCCAAAAAGATAAAGTATCGAAAGAAATAACAAATACCCTTGTTTCCGATCAAATTATCACTGAAGGATCTGTTGAAGATCGATTTCTTCTATATTTATATGTGAGACAAACAGGTGAATGGATTCCATTCATAACTGGAATTAATCCATTATTTGATCAAGAAGAAATTCTAAAATTCTGCCCTATGTATAATATTTCGAAAGAATATCCCCCTACCTTATTTCTCCACGGTACGAAAGACGTGGATGTTCCATACGAACAATCTGCTTTTATGCGCGGGGCTTTAATAAAAGAAGGAATCGAAGCTAAATTAATTACAATTCCAAATGGAGAGCATGTTTTTGATAAGGATTTCCATAACCCTGTTGTTCAAAACGCCCTGAAGCAGGTCATTGAATTTCTTCAGGTTCATTTATCAATATAA
- a CDS encoding purine/pyrimidine permease, translating into MNSENKYISTFQWFVYLLANSVALPIVIGNVYQLSEQEISSLMQRTFFIVGLSSFIQAKFGHRYPIADGPAGSWVSIFVIYASVGLQQGNTMMETLQILEAGLLIAGLALFLLGITKWVQHLLFLFTPIVTGTFLFILAIQLSGVFFNGMVSSSNRAGHLDVLSFLLSLLVFLLIIFLNTKGKGWLKSYAILIGILFGWSIFAVLGKSQTTLTISSDLIRLPEAFAWGLPKFNGGIIVTAILFTFLLLSNTFAAITSAEEVVPHNKKSLQERLNSGTWAGGISHFLSAMFSTIAVVPLPATAGFVKLTKQYRILPFLTACGILITISIFPSIVGLLSSLPLPVASAALLATLIEMLGIALRSLTKQSLNERNLTIIGVAFLIGMGIMFLPEETFSGLPNIIQNIFHNGLLIGTFVAITIDQLWKDK; encoded by the coding sequence ATGAACTCAGAAAATAAATATATAAGTACATTTCAATGGTTTGTTTATTTACTTGCTAATTCAGTTGCTCTTCCCATCGTTATTGGAAATGTGTATCAGCTTTCTGAACAAGAAATATCGTCTCTAATGCAAAGAACATTCTTTATCGTTGGTCTCAGTTCGTTCATTCAGGCGAAATTTGGTCACCGTTATCCAATAGCAGATGGTCCAGCTGGCTCTTGGGTTAGTATATTTGTTATTTATGCAAGTGTAGGGTTGCAGCAAGGTAACACCATGATGGAGACACTGCAAATTCTTGAGGCGGGATTATTAATTGCAGGCTTGGCATTGTTTTTATTAGGAATAACAAAATGGGTTCAGCATCTGCTCTTTCTCTTTACACCAATCGTTACCGGAACCTTTCTATTTATATTAGCGATTCAATTAAGTGGTGTATTTTTTAATGGGATGGTCTCAAGCAGTAATCGTGCTGGTCATTTGGATGTACTGAGCTTTTTACTATCCCTGCTCGTCTTTTTACTTATTATATTCTTAAATACAAAAGGGAAAGGATGGTTAAAGAGTTACGCTATCCTTATCGGAATATTGTTTGGCTGGAGCATATTTGCTGTATTAGGCAAAAGCCAAACAACGTTGACCATTTCATCTGATCTAATAAGATTGCCTGAGGCTTTTGCTTGGGGGCTGCCAAAATTTAATGGTGGTATTATAGTTACAGCCATTTTATTTACATTTCTGCTGCTTTCCAACACATTTGCGGCCATAACCTCAGCAGAGGAAGTGGTCCCTCATAATAAAAAATCTTTACAAGAAAGACTTAATTCAGGAACATGGGCAGGAGGCATATCCCATTTTCTATCAGCTATGTTCTCCACGATTGCTGTTGTTCCTTTGCCTGCCACTGCTGGATTTGTAAAGCTAACAAAGCAATACCGCATTCTGCCGTTCTTGACCGCTTGCGGAATACTAATCACGATCTCAATATTTCCAAGCATTGTAGGCTTATTGTCTTCATTACCTTTGCCTGTTGCCAGTGCTGCTCTATTGGCGACACTCATTGAGATGTTGGGAATTGCACTTCGTTCTCTGACAAAACAATCTTTAAATGAACGAAATTTGACCATTATTGGTGTCGCATTTCTTATTGGTATGGGCATTATGTTTTTACCAGAGGAAACGTTTAGCGGGTTACCAAATATCATCCAGAATATTTTCCATAATGGGTTACTTATCGGGACTTTTGTTGCCATAACCATTGATCAGCTTTGGAAGGATAAATAA
- a CDS encoding nucleoside deaminase: protein MDYMKLAVDATIEGMNKKHGGPFGSTIVRNGEVIAAVGNTMMRDTDVSAHAEMVAIREATKKLGTFDLSDCEIYATCEPCPMCVGAIIWAGIKNVYYCSTNEDAAKHGFSDKHLRAYLKGEDDSVVNMIKVENREDCDYLWEHFHKLNEEK from the coding sequence ATGGATTACATGAAACTAGCTGTAGATGCTACAATCGAAGGCATGAATAAAAAACATGGAGGACCATTCGGCTCAACTATCGTTCGTAACGGTGAAGTAATTGCTGCTGTTGGAAATACAATGATGAGAGACACTGATGTGTCGGCACATGCAGAAATGGTTGCTATTCGTGAGGCTACTAAAAAATTGGGAACATTCGACTTATCAGATTGCGAAATTTACGCAACTTGTGAGCCTTGCCCAATGTGTGTAGGAGCAATTATCTGGGCTGGTATTAAAAATGTTTACTACTGCAGCACTAATGAAGATGCCGCTAAGCATGGTTTCTCTGACAAACATCTTCGAGCTTATTTAAAAGGTGAAGACGATAGCGTTGTTAACATGATTAAGGTTGAAAACAGAGAAGATTGCGATTACCTATGGGAGCATTTCCACAAGCTAAATGAAGAGAAATAA